In the genome of Deinococcus psychrotolerans, one region contains:
- a CDS encoding eCIS core domain-containing protein: MPKPQTLTEHAASLRQYRQHFTVIFNANTNLVAFRPPVAGASVSVLNELLSQLPNQPVAQPLVPSSTLQPQSPNAGSVGSAAGPAATLVGQVAPTRIRVPARLKWSVPESLAPPQVESEAAQTLLDGYPPASALFEPFLESLPNGMASYLPVEAAELSQFQNADEELQNSPPLPEPHWQSPPLPPREEQIVARPEQLLTDTAVFPPISPPLAQEPLPAGPVRSAVTGQLGFRDLLAYTAEAEQSASVESSTAVPQREAPQGVAPSRAGEPTGSEQQPEPTQSAGQSTAPEAMLETTPRSVPLESVEIERLPTEPQDVPAVSKAQGASEVQPATQQLTAPQPTQRQEWQQPPPRVQVTQSVEAVSPQLASDELPFNIRAEEASAVTAPLNQATPIATPPASTAPVPSQASGEIPLDTGRPLLDIPAGFTPPGEDAEAMRKLREFLPPTAPGTGISLPRRPRPVPLQPTKAAEVVPEAPIHNPEQAMSFLERLNRMSEVESAGLSENRSLSLAELMTWEKKSLAPISETTESALKPQNAASDSNSTGAAATPATELEALVPTPVELPAQNRTETHQSVVPVNQPVPTPSPTRTVSPRQAQENIVPPPLPLSLSAATQAPLDTAAPLRIAENALQHELEETSPFLPSSAETILMEPTPVASLANEEIQAQAAEQYSADLLPLSSKPAVPLANLAVPTSTLLTPQHSQALSEAVSKHSALSLPLDLSSTPSLQAAGEPSQFSVPPMQVASEQTPYSSALPQDEAPLAPELSPMNLLSASVANQIQAPAPSPRRQPEPREPVPDAGAALLRAALGGLSLGQLAQSGLHPEAARSTEQTSRVAGDRGDNIENADLQRRDTEKTSSMREAVESSSHAGTLPVRPVTQVAVPTPRSEQATVKPAQRPRPEDTLPSSDTPDAPNLPVSVPERLERLPSDQTQLNQAEINAAPPALSLPEDSQQASEDVNLSQLPVSHLAEDQPKARGDVGVAAHQPVADVASTDLFAIATPKVMSQAEGSQAEADTQPQRPGASTALGALTAAQLLREALKVSASNSEAQPRAASMTDDVQSVPADITPRSLLPELRQGVPSSLQDLPISESVASAQQLSQLASVSEPQGAPTSPGITPPLDLSDEIQAERNGQQVQPERIEERAATSYTAPLASVPLESTKPPMVEGRMWAGSEPVNPVTPSELPDLAPKPALASEQGEQLVDVEFETSGKALAAALAPTASSSIPLPAAPAQEQVKEAEQSSVENLTPLPRPELPPAPVLGESQPLAGRSEADSGKKAFEPLSVGQEPSVDHPTDQSHTSSTDTVNLPEVEMVAIDAVSEEARLLPATRDKPTTSHPHMAAAIASTLLTQSLNIPRQTVADFAASSNPDPELLPLSAARPPVQVPETQTPGEILPGRPLPELEATQSPLATRSVAADPDIAVPHVETAAYQNGSISAEQLQLLSPVAAPSQLSAVEPSSPRLRLRSRLTSEVPASASPSTAPFIPNSVTMPSAPRDEASLAALPLPHSASPLPSGTQTSSQSAVTPQQPPSQRTAPLQRQEQLIQKALASPGHRDPLPLSVRALIAPMLGKELGEVHLLSNAAASEATAAAAADALAVGDVVLLSPGQDLASPRGLGLLAHELTHVLRSRDPNFVPVVARPAAPGSQASMSKNSAAHNSPSPSFANLPAGADEEGLAEYVEGQVRSRFQAAALTQASSNAFSAAAAAPESPWGNLPAPWEPMPIWDVPSTPTPQAAARPTSVPVSRPTVIAKVSSPGRMAAPQAVSAQAASSSRSDTAPAAAPLAMKGPPTGSDPNKSNRSSPDLDRLAQQIYGILKRRLATEVRREH; encoded by the coding sequence ATGCCCAAACCCCAAACTCTGACTGAACACGCCGCTTCATTGCGGCAGTACCGCCAACACTTCACGGTTATTTTCAATGCCAATACGAATTTGGTCGCGTTCCGGCCACCGGTTGCTGGTGCCAGCGTTTCGGTGCTCAATGAGTTGCTCAGCCAACTGCCGAATCAACCGGTGGCTCAGCCGCTTGTTCCTTCATCAACTCTGCAACCCCAATCTCCCAATGCGGGGTCAGTGGGGTCAGCTGCTGGGCCAGCAGCCACTCTTGTTGGACAGGTTGCACCAACGCGAATCCGCGTTCCAGCTCGGCTCAAATGGAGTGTGCCGGAAAGTTTAGCTCCGCCTCAGGTTGAGTCGGAGGCCGCCCAGACGTTGCTTGACGGCTATCCTCCAGCCTCAGCGCTTTTTGAACCTTTTCTGGAGTCGCTGCCAAACGGTATGGCTTCCTATCTCCCCGTTGAAGCCGCTGAGCTGAGTCAGTTTCAAAATGCTGATGAGGAGCTCCAGAATTCTCCTCCCCTACCAGAGCCACACTGGCAATCGCCGCCGCTGCCACCGCGAGAAGAGCAGATCGTAGCTCGGCCTGAGCAGTTGCTAACAGATACTGCGGTGTTTCCCCCTATTTCTCCTCCACTGGCTCAAGAGCCGCTGCCTGCTGGCCCCGTTCGCAGCGCAGTGACGGGTCAACTCGGGTTCCGAGATTTGCTGGCCTATACCGCCGAGGCTGAACAATCCGCTTCGGTAGAATCCAGCACAGCCGTGCCGCAACGGGAAGCGCCGCAAGGTGTTGCTCCAAGTCGAGCTGGCGAGCCAACGGGTTCTGAACAACAACCTGAGCCAACCCAATCTGCTGGGCAAAGTACCGCTCCTGAAGCGATGTTGGAAACAACGCCGAGATCAGTTCCCCTTGAATCTGTAGAAATTGAAAGGCTGCCCACCGAGCCTCAAGATGTGCCGGCAGTGTCTAAAGCTCAAGGTGCTTCTGAAGTTCAGCCGGCTACTCAACAGCTCACCGCACCACAGCCAACTCAGCGGCAGGAATGGCAACAGCCGCCCCCGAGGGTCCAAGTTACTCAGTCTGTAGAGGCCGTTTCTCCGCAGCTAGCATCTGATGAGCTACCGTTTAATATTCGCGCCGAGGAAGCCAGCGCTGTGACCGCGCCGCTTAATCAGGCTACTCCAATTGCAACACCGCCTGCTTCGACAGCACCGGTGCCAAGTCAAGCGTCTGGTGAAATCCCTCTTGATACCGGCAGGCCGCTGCTGGATATTCCGGCAGGCTTCACGCCACCTGGTGAAGACGCTGAAGCGATGCGGAAGTTGAGGGAATTCTTGCCGCCAACGGCTCCCGGAACGGGCATCAGCTTGCCGAGACGCCCTAGGCCCGTACCGCTGCAGCCCACCAAGGCCGCTGAGGTCGTTCCTGAAGCGCCGATTCACAACCCAGAACAAGCCATGTCTTTTTTAGAGCGTCTCAACCGAATGTCAGAAGTAGAGAGCGCTGGGCTCAGCGAAAACCGTTCGCTCAGCTTGGCTGAACTGATGACGTGGGAAAAAAAGTCCCTAGCGCCGATATCAGAGACGACTGAATCGGCGCTCAAACCTCAAAATGCAGCTTCAGATTCCAATTCCACCGGCGCTGCCGCAACGCCCGCTACAGAGCTTGAGGCACTCGTCCCAACCCCAGTGGAGTTGCCAGCCCAAAATAGGACTGAGACGCACCAATCAGTTGTGCCAGTCAATCAGCCAGTACCGACCCCCTCTCCTACGAGAACGGTCAGCCCTCGACAAGCGCAGGAGAATATAGTTCCCCCGCCACTGCCGCTGTCTCTTTCGGCTGCAACCCAAGCGCCATTGGATACGGCGGCTCCTCTAAGAATTGCTGAAAACGCGTTGCAGCATGAACTGGAAGAAACGTCTCCGTTCTTGCCAAGTTCTGCTGAGACGATTTTAATGGAGCCGACTCCAGTGGCATCTCTAGCAAACGAGGAAATTCAAGCTCAAGCGGCGGAGCAATATAGCGCCGATCTGCTCCCGCTGTCCTCTAAACCTGCCGTGCCTTTGGCCAATCTAGCCGTTCCGACTTCAACGCTGCTGACGCCTCAACATTCGCAAGCTCTCAGCGAGGCAGTTTCCAAGCACTCTGCACTGAGTCTTCCTCTTGACCTTTCTTCGACTCCTTCGCTACAGGCAGCTGGCGAACCATCTCAGTTCTCTGTGCCGCCTATGCAAGTGGCCTCCGAACAAACGCCGTACAGTTCAGCTTTGCCGCAGGATGAGGCGCCGCTTGCGCCTGAACTCTCCCCCATGAATTTATTGTCGGCCAGCGTTGCCAATCAGATTCAAGCTCCTGCCCCAAGTCCTCGACGCCAGCCAGAGCCAAGAGAACCTGTGCCTGACGCTGGAGCAGCGCTGCTGCGTGCAGCCTTGGGTGGCCTCTCACTGGGTCAACTTGCCCAAAGTGGGCTGCATCCGGAGGCTGCCAGATCTACTGAGCAAACTTCCCGTGTGGCAGGTGATCGGGGCGACAATATAGAGAATGCTGACCTCCAACGCCGCGATACGGAGAAAACCAGTTCAATGCGGGAGGCGGTTGAGTCATCTTCTCACGCCGGTACCTTACCAGTTCGGCCGGTGACGCAGGTGGCGGTGCCTACGCCAAGGTCTGAGCAAGCAACTGTAAAACCCGCCCAGCGTCCGCGCCCAGAAGACACTCTGCCGAGCAGTGATACGCCTGACGCGCCGAATCTCCCCGTGTCTGTGCCGGAGCGTCTCGAGCGGCTGCCTTCCGATCAAACTCAACTCAATCAAGCTGAGATTAATGCCGCACCGCCGGCATTGTCACTGCCTGAAGATTCTCAACAGGCCAGTGAGGATGTGAATTTAAGCCAGCTGCCGGTATCCCATTTGGCGGAAGATCAACCGAAAGCCAGGGGCGACGTGGGGGTCGCCGCCCATCAGCCGGTCGCTGATGTGGCCTCCACTGATTTGTTTGCCATTGCTACACCCAAAGTGATGAGCCAAGCAGAGGGCAGCCAGGCAGAAGCCGATACACAACCGCAACGCCCCGGTGCCAGTACCGCCTTGGGTGCGCTGACGGCCGCTCAACTGTTACGTGAGGCCCTCAAGGTTTCTGCTTCCAACTCAGAGGCGCAACCGCGAGCTGCATCCATGACCGACGATGTGCAATCAGTTCCTGCTGATATCACTCCACGTTCGCTCTTGCCTGAGCTTCGACAAGGAGTGCCGTCGTCTTTACAGGATTTGCCTATATCAGAATCGGTAGCCAGTGCTCAGCAATTAAGCCAATTGGCCAGCGTCAGCGAACCTCAGGGCGCACCCACTTCTCCCGGCATCACTCCACCGCTCGACTTATCTGATGAGATCCAGGCCGAAAGAAATGGCCAACAAGTCCAGCCGGAGCGGATTGAAGAACGCGCAGCCACTTCATATACAGCACCTCTTGCGTCTGTGCCGCTTGAGTCCACCAAACCGCCGATGGTCGAAGGTAGAATGTGGGCGGGTTCAGAACCTGTCAATCCAGTTACGCCCTCAGAGCTGCCAGACTTAGCCCCGAAGCCTGCGCTAGCTTCTGAACAAGGTGAACAACTTGTGGATGTTGAGTTTGAAACGTCGGGCAAGGCGCTGGCTGCGGCTTTGGCTCCCACGGCTTCGTCTTCTATTCCTTTACCTGCTGCGCCCGCGCAAGAGCAAGTGAAAGAGGCTGAGCAGTCATCAGTGGAAAACTTAACCCCTTTGCCGCGCCCCGAACTTCCTCCTGCGCCCGTTCTAGGCGAAAGCCAGCCCCTCGCTGGTCGCTCTGAAGCCGATTCGGGTAAGAAAGCGTTTGAACCGTTGAGCGTGGGACAAGAACCTTCGGTCGACCATCCGACGGATCAATCACATACATCTTCGACTGATACCGTCAACCTGCCTGAAGTGGAAATGGTGGCGATTGACGCTGTTTCAGAAGAAGCCCGTTTGCTACCCGCAACGCGTGACAAACCCACTACTTCTCATCCCCATATGGCTGCTGCCATCGCGTCGACTCTCCTCACCCAGAGCCTGAATATTCCAAGGCAAACGGTAGCCGACTTCGCGGCTAGCTCCAACCCCGATCCAGAGTTGCTCCCACTGAGTGCTGCTCGGCCTCCAGTCCAAGTCCCAGAGACGCAAACGCCCGGTGAAATTCTTCCCGGCAGGCCGCTGCCTGAACTTGAAGCTACTCAATCTCCGCTGGCCACTCGATCCGTTGCGGCTGATCCGGATATTGCTGTGCCACACGTTGAAACTGCTGCTTATCAAAACGGGTCTATTTCTGCTGAGCAGCTTCAGCTCCTCTCCCCTGTCGCCGCGCCTTCTCAGCTCAGTGCAGTAGAGCCGTCTAGTCCGCGTTTACGCTTGAGGAGCCGACTAACGAGTGAAGTCCCTGCTTCAGCGTCCCCTTCTACAGCGCCGTTCATCCCCAACAGCGTGACAATGCCCTCTGCGCCGCGTGACGAAGCGAGTCTTGCCGCGCTACCCTTACCCCACTCTGCCTCTCCCCTCCCTTCGGGCACTCAAACTTCTTCTCAAAGTGCTGTTACCCCTCAGCAACCGCCCTCTCAAAGAACTGCTCCTTTGCAGCGCCAAGAGCAGCTGATTCAAAAAGCATTGGCCAGTCCCGGTCACCGCGATCCCTTACCGCTGAGCGTCCGCGCTTTGATCGCTCCGATGCTGGGTAAGGAGCTGGGAGAAGTTCATCTGCTCAGCAACGCGGCAGCTTCAGAAGCCACTGCCGCCGCCGCTGCCGATGCTTTGGCGGTAGGCGACGTGGTACTGCTCAGTCCGGGACAAGATTTGGCCTCGCCGCGGGGCCTGGGGCTGCTGGCCCACGAGCTGACCCATGTACTACGCTCACGTGATCCCAATTTTGTACCTGTCGTAGCGCGGCCAGCTGCTCCGGGTAGCCAAGCCTCAATGTCCAAAAACTCGGCAGCCCACAACTCGCCCAGTCCCAGCTTTGCCAACCTCCCCGCTGGAGCAGACGAAGAGGGGTTGGCGGAATACGTCGAAGGCCAAGTTCGTAGCCGCTTTCAGGCAGCAGCGTTGACGCAGGCCAGCTCCAATGCTTTTTCGGCTGCTGCGGCTGCGCCCGAATCACCTTGGGGCAACCTGCCTGCGCCTTGGGAGCCGATGCCGATTTGGGATGTGCCAAGTACACCGACGCCGCAGGCCGCTGCACGTCCGACGTCAGTCCCGGTTTCCCGGCCCACCGTAATAGCCAAAGTCAGCTCGCCGGGCCGCATGGCCGCGCCTCAGGCCGTCAGCGCTCAAGCGGCCAGCAGCTCGCGTTCCGACACTGCCCCTGCTGCTGCGCCTCTTGCCATGAAGGGGCCGCCCACCGGCTCAGACCCCAATAAATCCAACCGATCTTCACCGGATCTTGACCGCCTCGCACAGCAAATTTACGGCATTCTCAAACGCCGTCTGGCCACCGAAGTGCGCCGGGAGCATTAA
- a CDS encoding phage tail protein, whose product MTTATRKDPLVAAYFAVDFQNGVQGAFRECTGLGSESQVVEYRATDERGRAVLIREPGTMKYTDITLKRGITDSMDMWQWRKQVEDGDIDGARRSGTITLYNQRGEAIARWTFERAWPQKLNGPTYDAKTNEVAIEELTITHEGYKRTQ is encoded by the coding sequence ATGACGACTGCAACCCGTAAAGACCCGTTGGTGGCCGCCTACTTTGCCGTTGACTTTCAGAACGGCGTTCAAGGCGCTTTTCGTGAATGCACCGGCCTGGGCAGTGAAAGCCAAGTGGTGGAGTACCGCGCCACAGACGAGCGAGGCAGAGCCGTACTGATCCGCGAGCCCGGCACCATGAAGTACACCGACATTACCCTCAAGCGCGGTATTACCGACAGCATGGACATGTGGCAGTGGCGCAAACAAGTTGAAGACGGTGACATTGACGGCGCACGCCGCAGCGGCACCATCACCTTGTACAACCAGCGCGGCGAAGCGATTGCCCGGTGGACGTTCGAGCGGGCTTGGCCTCAGAAGCTCAACGGCCCCACCTATGACGCCAAGACCAACGAAGTCGCCATCGAAGAGTTGACGATCACTCACGAAGGCTATAAGCGCACCCAATAA
- a CDS encoding phage tail protein, with the protein MVIDEGGKSGDKSKTAKSTKANTNSRFYVRIGNSAGASNATTAVFSEVSGLQMETELFEYAEGGNNEYLHRLPGITKVGNVTLKRGITKENELLLWYSKVVRGVMDLRMVTISVYATQQAGNSSVKPLITWQLLNAFPCKWSGPQLAANGDTVAIETIELAHMGVLAFE; encoded by the coding sequence ATGGTGATCGACGAAGGTGGGAAGAGCGGTGACAAGTCCAAAACAGCCAAATCCACGAAGGCCAATACCAACAGCCGATTTTACGTGAGAATAGGTAATTCTGCTGGGGCTAGCAACGCAACTACGGCAGTTTTTTCAGAAGTAAGTGGCCTCCAAATGGAAACAGAGCTTTTTGAATACGCTGAAGGCGGCAACAATGAATACCTTCACCGTCTGCCAGGCATCACCAAAGTCGGCAATGTGACGCTTAAGCGCGGTATCACCAAAGAAAATGAACTGTTACTTTGGTATTCCAAAGTGGTACGCGGCGTTATGGATCTGCGAATGGTGACGATTTCGGTTTATGCCACCCAACAAGCTGGAAACTCGTCGGTTAAGCCCTTGATCACTTGGCAACTGCTCAACGCTTTTCCCTGTAAATGGTCGGGGCCGCAACTGGCTGCCAACGGAGATACGGTGGCTATTGAAACCATCGAGCTGGCCCACATGGGCGTCCTCGCCTTCGAGTAA
- a CDS encoding phage tail sheath family protein produces the protein MPEYLSPGVYIEETSAGARPIEGIGTTTAAFIGFAPSGPANTPIFIANWTQYLQNFATREPDGTFSPHMPGTYLSHSVYGYFNNGGTRCYVTRLVPPSDEKKNTVDMPKTLQLPTRASKAIPSLTVGVKGTPSSDVQVEIQPAVPTEQDPSPADGVFTLKVRLDNSEETFENVSMAKKHPRNVVEVVNQQSQIIEILEQSTAGPLAERLPEFGTSLIHSGFVPTDTALVLKSNHFVGSSHDRSGIEGMEVAEDVTMICAPDLMSAYQNGLIDEMGVKAVQRAMIDHCERTQNRIAILDPLPDMTPQQVKQWREKDSNFDSSYAALYYPWMKINGPEGKPITIPPSGLMAGIYARTDVERGVHKAPANEVVRGALDPAIQITKSEQDILNPIGVNCIRSFTGHGLRVWGARTLASDARWRYISVRRLFNFVEKSVERGTQWAVFEPNDDELWSKLRRDISAFLTVVWRSGALFGKTPGEAFYVKCDAEINPPEVRDLGMVYVEIGIAPVKPAEFVILRFGQYAGGGQ, from the coding sequence ATGCCCGAATACCTGTCCCCAGGTGTCTACATCGAGGAAACTTCAGCCGGAGCGCGTCCAATTGAGGGCATCGGCACGACGACTGCCGCCTTTATTGGTTTTGCCCCTTCCGGGCCTGCCAACACGCCGATTTTCATCGCCAACTGGACGCAGTACCTCCAGAATTTTGCCACCCGCGAACCCGACGGCACGTTCTCGCCGCATATGCCCGGCACCTACCTCTCGCACTCGGTTTACGGTTACTTCAACAACGGCGGCACCCGCTGCTACGTCACTCGGCTGGTTCCGCCCAGCGACGAGAAGAAGAACACCGTGGATATGCCCAAAACCTTACAACTGCCTACCCGCGCCTCCAAAGCGATTCCTTCGCTGACGGTGGGTGTCAAGGGCACGCCCAGCAGTGACGTGCAGGTCGAGATTCAGCCTGCTGTGCCCACCGAGCAAGATCCCAGCCCGGCCGACGGCGTGTTTACGCTCAAGGTGCGCCTCGACAACAGTGAAGAGACGTTCGAAAACGTCTCGATGGCCAAAAAGCATCCCCGCAACGTGGTCGAAGTGGTCAATCAGCAAAGCCAGATCATCGAGATCTTGGAGCAGAGCACGGCTGGCCCGTTGGCTGAGCGCTTGCCCGAATTCGGCACTTCGCTGATTCACTCCGGGTTTGTTCCTACCGACACTGCGCTGGTTCTCAAGAGCAACCACTTTGTGGGTAGCTCCCACGACCGCAGCGGCATCGAGGGTATGGAAGTCGCTGAAGACGTGACCATGATCTGCGCTCCCGACTTGATGAGCGCTTACCAAAATGGCCTCATTGACGAAATGGGCGTCAAGGCCGTGCAGCGGGCCATGATCGATCACTGCGAACGGACTCAAAACCGCATCGCTATTCTCGATCCACTGCCCGATATGACGCCCCAGCAGGTCAAACAGTGGCGCGAAAAAGACAGCAACTTTGATTCTTCCTACGCAGCGCTGTACTACCCCTGGATGAAGATCAACGGCCCCGAGGGCAAGCCGATCACCATTCCGCCGAGCGGTCTGATGGCCGGTATCTATGCCCGCACCGATGTTGAGCGCGGTGTCCACAAGGCCCCGGCCAACGAAGTGGTGCGCGGCGCACTCGACCCGGCCATTCAAATCACCAAGAGTGAACAAGATATCCTCAACCCTATCGGCGTCAACTGCATTCGCAGCTTTACCGGGCACGGTCTGCGGGTCTGGGGAGCACGTACCCTGGCCAGCGACGCTCGCTGGCGATACATCTCGGTGCGGCGCTTGTTCAACTTTGTTGAGAAAAGTGTGGAACGCGGCACCCAGTGGGCGGTCTTCGAGCCGAACGACGATGAGCTGTGGTCAAAGCTGCGCCGCGACATCTCGGCTTTTTTGACAGTGGTTTGGCGCAGTGGGGCCCTGTTCGGCAAAACGCCGGGCGAAGCGTTTTACGTCAAGTGTGACGCCGAGATCAATCCACCTGAAGTCCGCGACTTGGGGATGGTATATGTCGAGATCGGCATCGCGCCTGTTAAACCGGCTGAATTCGTGATTCTCCGCTTCGGTCAATATGCCGGCGGTGGTCAATAA
- a CDS encoding phage tail protein: MPDQLFVQLQGDTLKMLSLDMNLLSIGRTPDNGLALPNAAVAIRHAEVRRQDNRFVLTDLGNGETYLGSLKLAAHQPQILEEGALIRVGPYVLAYVANSDVLKPPDEIRELPVRRDFQIVPVRPPRALHQAPKAEGKASAYLDYLPTLFSESEFLGRYLMIFQTIWEPLQHRQDHLEMYFSPSTAPSKLVDWFAAWLGLEVDPLWPEDRKRQWLREAMSLMRSRGTRYGLVRAIELGCGVTPLVIEDPKKPFWVTVILPDPDDQSSAAGGSATSRENAERLIAQHLPAHVQYELRFVGQADDQRPSPT; the protein is encoded by the coding sequence ATGCCCGACCAACTCTTCGTCCAGCTTCAGGGCGACACGCTCAAGATGCTGAGCCTCGATATGAATCTGCTCTCGATTGGCCGCACGCCGGACAACGGCCTGGCGCTCCCCAACGCGGCGGTGGCCATTCGCCACGCCGAGGTGCGCCGTCAAGACAACCGCTTCGTGCTGACCGACTTGGGCAACGGCGAAACGTATTTGGGCAGTCTCAAATTGGCAGCGCACCAACCCCAAATCCTTGAAGAGGGCGCACTGATTCGGGTTGGCCCCTACGTACTGGCGTATGTCGCCAACAGCGACGTTCTCAAGCCGCCGGACGAGATCAGAGAGTTGCCGGTGCGCCGCGACTTTCAAATCGTGCCGGTCAGGCCCCCCAGAGCGCTGCACCAAGCGCCGAAGGCCGAGGGGAAAGCCAGCGCTTATCTCGATTACCTTCCGACCCTCTTTAGTGAATCGGAATTTCTGGGGCGCTACTTGATGATCTTCCAAACCATCTGGGAGCCGCTGCAACACCGCCAAGACCATCTGGAAATGTATTTTTCGCCCTCCACTGCGCCGAGCAAATTGGTGGACTGGTTCGCGGCGTGGCTGGGCTTGGAAGTCGATCCGCTCTGGCCCGAAGACCGCAAACGGCAGTGGCTGCGCGAGGCCATGTCTTTGATGCGCTCACGCGGCACCCGCTACGGCTTGGTGCGGGCCATCGAACTGGGCTGCGGGGTCACACCACTGGTCATCGAAGACCCCAAAAAACCGTTTTGGGTCACGGTGATCTTGCCGGATCCGGATGATCAAAGCTCGGCGGCTGGCGGTTCGGCCACCAGCCGCGAGAATGCTGAGCGCCTCATCGCCCAGCACTTGCCCGCGCACGTGCAGTACGAGCTGCGCTTCGTCGGTCAGGCTGATGACCAGCGGCCTTCCCCAACCTAA
- a CDS encoding vWA domain-containing protein — translation MLPLALHRSRSLGLAVLLALLWGRSAAQECTLPVSPPPTQGRVVFLLDTSGSMEGRGQSVANIFPKIKGALVRGMVGSTAPGSVELLTFDKGPRQRYHFAWPQERAEFDKTVNTLSAPGASTWLYSSLQSLFASLPLSTESATTVYVITDGLDNNPAKDATLDSALQVFDSVRGPFDKLYYIALGQPIPPEIQSRFASTTFAKALSLPINQAPDLTSVSLSRSLVTVGPDASFAFQHPANTQLRLESGNIGGATVSIRDPSAAGARVKLDVDGSVPAGSVGYMCSRSPDGNQDVLLRFDADTPPPGNIAAAPIDVLGTLKLLNPDFGRVLQRGQSAVLNYRAVNGPVTVEVAQVPSVIGASLPDQTISLLEGEEVSLKVTDKALKHDQQAAPMLRLNDTTPYAVPKVIGKVIKPFPWWWLLTLLLIPLIWRLISWARRPFVPYALSVDRSLRIYLHDRSGRRRSRLFLRQNQMDVGVKFREVRLRGLSLERFRPEVTEEEILDNSNIESIKNYSVQNLRRAVKLQAQPETLRLHKAGEEEGVFLAVQETLLLRQLYIFTDYQAPLARVRPPMPPEAPPIEVIVTLLDGPNMQEFELPLNDVDLADVFGNNHLRGLVVRREPGLLRLRSLDSAMRLRHISREFRAEDPLPLAVMLNLNTAQGAYQVRIRSKASSERYGR, via the coding sequence ATGCTGCCGCTCGCTCTTCACCGTTCACGCTCACTGGGGCTGGCGGTACTGCTCGCGCTACTTTGGGGCCGCAGCGCCGCGCAGGAATGCACTTTGCCAGTCAGTCCGCCGCCGACGCAGGGACGGGTGGTGTTTTTGCTCGACACCTCCGGCTCGATGGAAGGCCGGGGGCAGAGCGTGGCCAACATCTTCCCCAAAATCAAAGGAGCGCTGGTACGCGGGATGGTCGGCAGCACCGCGCCCGGCAGCGTCGAACTGTTGACCTTCGACAAAGGGCCGAGGCAGCGCTACCACTTTGCCTGGCCGCAGGAACGCGCCGAGTTTGACAAAACGGTGAATACTTTGTCGGCTCCCGGCGCGAGCACTTGGCTTTACAGCAGCTTGCAGAGTTTGTTTGCCAGTTTGCCGCTCAGCACCGAGTCGGCCACCACGGTCTACGTCATCACCGACGGCCTCGACAACAACCCGGCCAAAGACGCCACGCTCGACAGCGCTCTGCAAGTCTTTGACAGCGTGCGCGGCCCGTTTGACAAGCTGTATTACATCGCGCTGGGCCAGCCGATTCCTCCTGAAATTCAGTCGCGCTTTGCCAGCACCACGTTTGCCAAAGCCCTCTCGCTGCCCATCAACCAAGCGCCGGATCTGACTTCGGTGTCGCTTTCGCGCTCGCTGGTGACGGTGGGGCCGGATGCCAGCTTTGCGTTCCAGCATCCCGCCAATACCCAACTTCGGCTGGAATCGGGCAACATCGGCGGCGCGACCGTGAGTATCCGTGATCCTTCGGCGGCGGGAGCGCGGGTCAAGCTCGACGTTGACGGCAGCGTTCCGGCGGGCAGTGTGGGCTATATGTGTTCGCGCTCACCCGACGGCAACCAAGACGTGCTGCTGCGCTTTGACGCCGACACGCCGCCGCCGGGCAACATCGCCGCCGCGCCGATTGACGTGCTGGGCACCTTGAAGTTGCTCAATCCCGATTTTGGCCGGGTGCTGCAGCGTGGGCAGAGCGCCGTGCTGAACTACCGCGCCGTCAACGGGCCGGTGACGGTGGAAGTGGCTCAGGTGCCCAGCGTCATTGGGGCGAGTTTGCCGGATCAGACGATCAGTCTCTTGGAGGGCGAAGAAGTCTCGCTCAAAGTCACGGACAAAGCCCTCAAGCACGATCAGCAAGCTGCGCCGATGCTGCGCCTCAACGACACCACCCCTTACGCCGTGCCCAAAGTGATCGGTAAGGTCATCAAGCCCTTTCCGTGGTGGTGGCTGCTGACTTTGCTGCTCATTCCGCTGATCTGGCGGCTGATCAGTTGGGCGCGGCGACCTTTCGTGCCGTATGCCCTGTCTGTTGACCGCAGCTTACGAATTTATCTGCACGACCGCAGCGGGCGGCGGCGTAGCCGCTTATTCTTGCGCCAAAACCAGATGGACGTCGGTGTGAAGTTCAGGGAAGTGCGGTTGCGCGGCCTGAGTCTTGAGCGCTTCCGCCCGGAAGTCACCGAAGAAGAAATTCTCGACAACAGCAATATCGAGAGCATCAAAAATTACAGCGTTCAGAATTTGCGCCGCGCCGTCAAACTGCAAGCCCAGCCCGAAACACTGCGCCTGCACAAAGCCGGTGAGGAGGAAGGAGTGTTTTTGGCGGTGCAGGAAACCCTGCTGCTGCGCCAGCTTTATATTTTCACCGACTACCAAGCGCCCCTTGCGCGGGTGCGCCCGCCGATGCCGCCGGAAGCGCCGCCAATTGAGGTGATCGTGACGCTGCTCGACGGCCCCAACATGCAGGAATTCGAATTGCCCTTGAATGACGTGGATTTGGCCGATGTGTTCGGCAACAACCACCTGCGCGGCTTGGTGGTGCGCCGCGAGCCGGGGCTTCTGCGGCTGCGCTCACTCGATTCGGCTATGCGCCTGCGCCATATCAGCCGCGAATTCAGGGCCGAAGATCCGCTACCGCTGGCCGTGATGCTTAATCTCAATACTGCCCAAGGCGCTTACCAAGTCAGGATCCGCAGCAAAGCCTCATCAGAACGCTACGGCCGCTAA